A portion of the Corynebacterium heidelbergense genome contains these proteins:
- a CDS encoding peptide chain release factor 3: MSDHSITSEAERRRTFAVIAHPDAGKSTLTEALALHAHVIQEAGAVHGKAGRKATVSDWMEMEKDRGISVASSALQFEYSPKGHTGEPYMINLVDTPGHADFSEDTYRVLSAVDAAVMLIDGAKGLEPQTLKLFRVCKARGLPIITVVNKWDRPGRTPLELVDEIVTEIQLQPTPLFWPVGEAGDFRGLARINADGEAEEYIHFIRTSGGSTIAPEEHYTPQEAAAREEEAWEAAVEEAELLAADGAIHDQELFLDCTTSPLIFASAMLNFGVHQILDTLCHLAPAPAGRASDPQVLNQSGSSAAVDSFRATDAAFAGVVFKVQAGMDAHHRDRLAFMRVVSGEFDRGMQVTHAQSGRSFSSKYALTVFGRTRSTVEAAFPGDIVGLVNAGALAPGDTIYTGKKVQFPPMPQFAPEHFRTLRAKSLGKYKQFRKALEQLDSEGVVQILRNDLRGDAAPVMAAVGPMQFEVMQARMQVEYNVETVTEQIPYSVARRTDKESAAELGRQRGVEIFTRTDGELIALFGDKWKLAFVEKEHPNLTLEPLVAD; encoded by the coding sequence ATGAGCGATCACAGCATCACCAGCGAAGCCGAGCGCCGCCGTACCTTCGCCGTGATCGCGCACCCGGACGCCGGCAAGTCCACGCTCACCGAAGCCCTGGCCCTGCACGCCCACGTCATTCAGGAGGCCGGCGCGGTTCACGGCAAGGCGGGCCGGAAGGCCACGGTCTCGGACTGGATGGAGATGGAGAAGGACCGCGGCATCTCCGTGGCTTCCTCCGCGCTGCAATTCGAGTACTCCCCCAAGGGCCACACCGGGGAGCCGTACATGATCAACCTGGTAGACACCCCAGGTCACGCGGACTTCTCCGAGGACACCTACCGAGTCCTCTCCGCCGTGGATGCCGCTGTGATGCTCATTGACGGTGCCAAGGGCCTCGAGCCGCAGACGCTGAAGCTGTTCCGCGTGTGCAAAGCTCGCGGCCTGCCCATCATCACCGTGGTGAACAAGTGGGACCGCCCGGGCCGCACCCCCCTGGAACTGGTGGACGAGATCGTCACCGAGATCCAGTTGCAGCCCACTCCCCTGTTCTGGCCCGTCGGCGAGGCCGGCGATTTCCGGGGGCTGGCCCGCATCAACGCCGACGGGGAAGCAGAGGAGTACATCCACTTCATCCGCACCTCCGGCGGTTCCACCATCGCCCCCGAGGAGCACTACACCCCCCAGGAGGCCGCCGCCCGCGAGGAGGAAGCCTGGGAAGCGGCCGTGGAGGAGGCAGAGCTGCTCGCGGCCGATGGCGCGATCCACGACCAGGAGTTGTTCCTGGACTGCACTACCTCCCCGCTCATCTTCGCCTCGGCCATGTTGAACTTCGGGGTGCACCAGATCCTGGACACGCTTTGCCACCTGGCCCCCGCCCCTGCCGGCCGGGCCAGCGACCCGCAGGTGCTCAACCAATCCGGGTCCAGCGCGGCGGTCGATTCCTTCCGGGCCACCGATGCTGCGTTCGCCGGGGTGGTCTTCAAGGTGCAGGCGGGTATGGACGCCCATCACCGGGACCGGCTTGCATTCATGCGGGTGGTTTCAGGGGAATTCGACCGGGGCATGCAAGTGACCCACGCGCAGTCCGGCCGGAGCTTCTCCTCCAAATATGCCCTCACGGTGTTCGGCCGGACTCGGTCCACGGTGGAGGCCGCTTTTCCCGGTGACATTGTGGGCCTCGTCAACGCCGGGGCCCTGGCTCCGGGCGACACGATCTACACGGGCAAGAAGGTGCAGTTCCCGCCGATGCCGCAGTTCGCCCCGGAACACTTCCGCACGTTGCGGGCGAAGTCGCTGGGTAAGTACAAGCAGTTCCGCAAGGCCTTGGAGCAGTTGGATTCGGAGGGCGTGGTGCAGATTCTGCGCAACGACCTGCGCGGCGATGCCGCACCGGTGATGGCTGCCGTGGGCCCCATGCAGTTCGAGGTGATGCAGGCCCGCATGCAGGTCGAGTACAACGTGGAAACGGTGACGGAGCAGATCCCGTACTCTGTCGCTCGGCGCACCGATAAGGAATCCGCAGCGGAGTTGGGCCGACAGCGCGGGGTGGAGATCTTTACCCGCACGGATGGGGAGCTCATTGCGCTGTTCGGTGACAAGTGGAAGCTGGCTTTTGTGGAGAAGGAGCACCCCAATCTCACGCTGGAGCCCCTGGTCGCGGATTAG
- a CDS encoding peptide ABC transporter substrate-binding protein produces MLAVGFTAALAGGGLTACGGSDSGGSSDNVISTDASEPQNPLVTTNTNENGGGRVLDELYSGLVRYTSDGKTENAVAESITPNTDATEFTFKLRDWKFTNGEKVTSDSFIDAWNYGAAAKNAQLQADFFSPIKGYEEVSAPGSTKDKMSGLQKVSDTEFKVVLNDPESAFPDRLGHAPYMPLPKAAFQDMKSFGEHPIGNGPYKLVDKEAWVHNQYIKLEANPDYPGPNKAKNGGIEFKIYNNLDTAYADLQSNNLDITYQTVPSSAMATYRDDFPKSHSDSPFASIQTFSIPSRLEHFGNDEEGKLRREALSMAVNRKLITDKIFSGGRTPAKDFGAPTLGDGTPNIEGNDVLDYNADKAKELWKKADAIKPWSGTFEIAYNSDGGHKEWVEAVTNDISQNLGIEAHGKAYPTFKALRDDVTKKTISTAFRTGWQADYPSIFNFLSTQYATDGPSNDTQYSSKEFDDLLAKASAETDKAKAQKDYNDAQAVLMKDLPAIPLWYYNATDAWNEDLKGVKYNWKGAPVFTEIEKG; encoded by the coding sequence ATGCTGGCGGTGGGTTTCACCGCCGCGCTAGCTGGGGGAGGGCTCACCGCTTGTGGCGGTTCCGACTCTGGCGGCAGCTCCGATAACGTCATTTCGACGGATGCCTCGGAACCCCAAAACCCGCTGGTTACAACGAACACCAACGAAAACGGGGGAGGACGCGTCCTCGACGAGTTGTACTCCGGGCTGGTGCGCTACACCTCAGACGGCAAGACGGAAAACGCGGTTGCCGAATCCATCACCCCCAATACGGATGCCACCGAATTTACATTCAAGCTTCGGGATTGGAAGTTTACGAATGGGGAAAAGGTAACGTCCGATAGCTTTATCGACGCGTGGAACTATGGCGCGGCTGCCAAGAACGCCCAGCTCCAGGCTGACTTCTTTTCGCCCATCAAGGGTTATGAGGAGGTCTCCGCCCCCGGTTCCACCAAGGACAAGATGTCCGGTCTGCAGAAGGTCAGCGATACCGAATTCAAGGTGGTGCTCAACGACCCGGAATCTGCCTTCCCAGATCGCTTGGGCCATGCCCCCTACATGCCTCTGCCTAAGGCAGCCTTCCAGGACATGAAGAGCTTCGGGGAGCACCCCATCGGCAATGGGCCTTACAAGCTGGTGGACAAGGAAGCTTGGGTCCACAATCAGTACATTAAGTTGGAGGCTAACCCGGACTACCCGGGCCCCAACAAGGCCAAGAACGGTGGCATCGAGTTCAAGATCTACAACAATCTGGACACCGCCTACGCCGATCTGCAGTCCAACAACCTGGACATCACGTACCAAACCGTGCCCTCCAGTGCGATGGCTACGTATCGCGATGACTTCCCGAAGTCCCACAGCGATAGCCCCTTCGCGTCCATCCAGACGTTCTCTATCCCGAGCCGCTTGGAGCACTTCGGCAACGACGAGGAAGGCAAGCTGCGCCGCGAGGCTCTGTCCATGGCAGTCAATCGCAAACTGATCACGGACAAGATCTTCTCCGGTGGGCGCACCCCGGCCAAGGACTTCGGCGCCCCCACCCTCGGCGACGGAACGCCGAACATCGAGGGCAACGACGTGTTGGACTACAACGCGGACAAGGCCAAGGAACTGTGGAAGAAGGCGGATGCCATCAAGCCCTGGTCCGGCACCTTCGAGATTGCCTACAACTCTGACGGCGGTCACAAGGAGTGGGTGGAGGCCGTGACCAACGACATCTCCCAGAACCTGGGGATCGAGGCTCACGGCAAGGCCTACCCGACGTTCAAGGCTCTGCGCGATGACGTAACCAAGAAGACCATCTCCACCGCATTCCGTACGGGGTGGCAAGCCGATTACCCCTCCATCTTCAACTTCCTGTCCACCCAGTACGCCACGGATGGCCCGTCGAACGATACGCAGTACTCCAGCAAGGAATTCGACGATCTCCTGGCCAAGGCCTCGGCTGAGACCGACAAGGCCAAGGCTCAGAAGGATTACAACGATGCCCAGGCTGTACTGATGAAGGACCTGCCGGCCATTCCGCTGTGGTACTACAACGCGACGGATGCCTGGAACGAGGACCTCAAGGGCGTGAAATACAACTGGAAGGGCGCCCCGGTCTTCACGGAGATCGAGAAGGGCTAA
- a CDS encoding glycerol dehydrogenase has translation MSDPKTTGSEDIQAANAQSTGTSPDKGESGASAPTTTPVDKMYTSPSRYVQGVDLIDRAAEYLKPLGSSPLIISDEVVWGIAGEKLEASLTEDGMEASHEVFGGEASMNEINRITEVVKKTGSDVIIGLGGGKTIDTARAVADHTDLPVAIFPTAVSADAPTARVSVIYTDEGVFDSYLFYNRNPELVAVDVRVIANAPVNTLRSGLGDALATSVEARAVARANARRMDDTARPTLAGLALAEKCEETLFAYAHQALRDNEAHIASRALENICEANTLLSGLGFENGGLAAVHAIHNGFTALDGDIHHMSHGEKVSFGIGVQLMLEGAEKAEADKYIGFLQSVGLPTTLADIHLENATEEDLHKIAELACSDSETLKQMPGQYTPGDVVEAIRAADSYAKALEEKSA, from the coding sequence GTGTCTGACCCGAAGACCACCGGCAGCGAAGACATCCAGGCGGCCAACGCCCAGTCCACAGGCACCAGCCCGGACAAGGGTGAATCCGGTGCCTCCGCTCCCACCACCACCCCGGTGGACAAGATGTACACCAGCCCCTCCCGGTACGTGCAGGGCGTGGACCTCATCGACCGCGCTGCCGAGTACCTCAAGCCGCTCGGCAGCAGCCCCCTCATCATCAGCGATGAAGTGGTGTGGGGCATCGCCGGGGAGAAGCTCGAAGCCTCCCTCACCGAGGACGGCATGGAAGCCTCCCACGAAGTCTTCGGCGGGGAAGCCTCCATGAACGAGATCAACCGCATCACGGAGGTGGTCAAGAAGACCGGCTCCGATGTCATCATCGGCCTCGGCGGCGGCAAGACGATCGACACCGCCCGCGCCGTTGCGGATCACACCGACCTTCCGGTGGCCATCTTCCCCACAGCCGTTTCTGCCGACGCCCCCACCGCGCGCGTCTCGGTGATTTACACCGACGAAGGCGTTTTCGATTCTTACCTGTTCTACAACCGCAACCCCGAACTCGTCGCCGTGGATGTGCGCGTGATCGCCAACGCACCGGTGAACACCCTGCGTTCCGGTCTCGGCGATGCCCTGGCGACCTCCGTGGAGGCTCGCGCCGTGGCTCGGGCCAATGCCCGCCGGATGGACGACACCGCCCGGCCCACCCTGGCTGGCCTGGCGCTTGCGGAAAAGTGCGAGGAAACCCTGTTCGCCTACGCCCATCAGGCCCTGCGGGACAATGAGGCGCACATCGCCAGCCGCGCGCTGGAGAACATCTGCGAGGCGAACACTTTACTGTCCGGCCTTGGGTTCGAAAACGGCGGCCTGGCCGCCGTCCACGCCATTCACAACGGCTTCACTGCCCTCGACGGGGACATCCACCACATGTCCCACGGGGAGAAGGTCTCCTTCGGCATCGGTGTGCAGCTAATGCTGGAGGGCGCGGAGAAGGCCGAGGCCGACAAGTATATCGGCTTCCTCCAGTCTGTGGGCCTGCCCACCACCCTGGCGGATATCCACCTGGAAAACGCCACGGAGGAGGATCTGCACAAAATCGCCGAGCTGGCGTGCTCGGATTCGGAGACGCTGAAGCAGATGCCGGGCCAGTACACCCCCGGTGACGTGGTGGAGGCGATCCGCGCGGCCGATTCCTATGCGAAGGCGCTGGAAGAGAAGTCCGCCTAG
- a CDS encoding ATP-binding cassette domain-containing protein, whose product MPLIELSNVRKIYPAATGDVRALDGLNLQVEEGTVRGLLGPNGAGKTTAVKVLTTLVKPTSGSATVAGLDVVRDGHRVREIIGASGQYATIDEDLSARENLMLIGRLFHLGDRRAAARAAELLEIFDLQDAADRPVKGFSGGMRRRADLAASLVNDPHILFLDEPTTGLDPAARNALWEVIRDRVAAGTTVLLTTQYLEEADQLANSISVIDHGRVIAEGTADALKAQVGGQQIRITVADEGNVEVVAQIVADVAVDDVHVRERVVRAAVRGEGSHALETALRNIRKRNIDITDAGMARPTLDDVFLQLTRREPTDHHGEK is encoded by the coding sequence ATGCCATTGATCGAACTGTCGAACGTGCGGAAAATCTACCCCGCCGCCACGGGTGACGTACGCGCGCTAGACGGGCTCAACCTGCAGGTGGAAGAAGGCACGGTGCGCGGCCTGCTGGGCCCGAACGGCGCTGGTAAGACCACCGCGGTCAAGGTGCTCACCACCCTCGTTAAACCGACCTCCGGCAGCGCGACAGTGGCCGGACTAGACGTTGTCCGCGACGGTCACCGCGTTCGCGAGATCATCGGCGCCTCCGGGCAATACGCCACGATCGACGAGGACCTCTCCGCTCGAGAAAACCTCATGCTCATCGGCCGACTCTTCCACCTCGGCGACCGCCGGGCCGCCGCCAGAGCCGCGGAGCTGCTGGAGATCTTCGACCTCCAGGACGCTGCGGACCGCCCGGTGAAGGGATTCTCCGGCGGTATGCGTCGGCGTGCGGACCTGGCGGCCTCCCTGGTGAACGACCCGCACATCCTTTTCCTGGACGAGCCCACCACCGGCCTAGACCCCGCCGCGAGGAATGCGTTATGGGAGGTCATCCGCGATCGCGTCGCAGCGGGAACAACCGTTCTGCTCACGACGCAGTACCTGGAGGAAGCAGACCAGTTGGCGAATAGCATCAGCGTGATCGACCACGGGCGGGTCATCGCCGAGGGAACGGCCGACGCACTGAAGGCCCAGGTCGGTGGCCAGCAGATCCGCATCACCGTCGCCGACGAGGGCAACGTCGAGGTGGTCGCGCAGATCGTGGCCGACGTTGCCGTGGACGACGTTCACGTTCGGGAGCGCGTGGTTCGAGCCGCCGTGCGCGGGGAGGGATCCCACGCCCTCGAAACCGCCCTGCGCAACATTCGCAAGCGGAACATCGACATCACCGATGCGGGCATGGCGCGGCCCACCCTAGATGATGTGTTCCTACAGCTCACTCGACGGGAACCAACCGACCACCACGGGGAGAAATAA
- the pth gene encoding aminoacyl-tRNA hydrolase, translating into MFSHSHRSHQPRKDTAGSVVRPTGTPPAANGQPWLVVGLGNPGAEYASTRHNVGYLTLDELLGDLSPMPETLSIHRKTNSQICQTRLSLPGGSSGLTQSGSDADGPVPVILARTRTYMNASGGPIAALAKFFKIPPERIIVIHDELDLDPGTVRLKVGGGENGHNGLKSTSQALGTRDYVRIRIGIGRPPGRMDVSNFVLKPFTKAEQEWLPVALGNAADAVRIAVVGGVPNAQNEIHPRT; encoded by the coding sequence GTGTTTTCCCACAGCCACCGGAGCCACCAACCCCGGAAAGATACTGCCGGATCCGTAGTTCGACCCACGGGCACCCCACCCGCCGCGAACGGCCAGCCGTGGCTCGTCGTAGGACTCGGTAACCCCGGTGCGGAGTACGCGAGCACCCGTCACAACGTCGGTTACCTGACCCTCGATGAACTGCTGGGGGACCTCTCCCCCATGCCGGAGACGCTCAGCATCCACCGCAAAACCAACAGCCAGATCTGCCAAACGCGCCTAAGTCTCCCCGGCGGGTCAAGCGGTCTCACCCAGTCCGGGAGCGACGCCGACGGGCCAGTCCCCGTCATCCTCGCGCGCACCCGCACCTATATGAACGCCTCCGGGGGCCCCATCGCAGCCCTGGCGAAGTTCTTCAAGATCCCCCCCGAACGCATCATCGTCATCCACGATGAACTTGACCTGGATCCCGGAACGGTGCGGCTCAAAGTCGGCGGTGGCGAAAACGGCCACAATGGGCTCAAATCCACCAGCCAAGCCCTGGGAACCCGCGACTACGTACGTATCCGCATTGGCATTGGCCGTCCCCCGGGTCGGATGGACGTGTCCAACTTCGTGCTGAAACCCTTCACCAAGGCAGAGCAGGAGTGGCTGCCGGTGGCGCTGGGCAACGCCGCAGATGCTGTGCGTATCGCTGTTGTTGGGGGCGTCCCCAATGCACAAAATGAGATCCACCCCCGGACCTAA
- a CDS encoding dihydroxyacetone kinase subunit DhaK, translated as MSSAQSEKKLRSFRNDPSDFLAEALGGFVASHPDAEWHTNGFIGRATPITTDDGGPAVAIVSGGGSGHEPMHAGFLGAGMLSAVCPGLLFTSPNAVQITEATRWADQGEGVLHIVKNYTGDVMNFTVARQSLDEVDTRVVLVADDVATGSESDGDDDETDHGGVDDSGADNGESDNGGEDDGSDGPGRRGTGATILVEKIAGAAAQRGDGLDEVAELAQWVADNSRSMAAALAPGHLPTSGRDTFDLTEGNMEVGVGIHGERGVAREDAETADVVVDKLLSAVVEALDLSDGDEVICLVNNLGGSTPLEMSLVYGSALQWLAQRGIKVRRSLVGTFVTSVNMAGVSITLTRCSEEVLNLLDANTSAPGWPRVLGEETDYAPAKTDFDDAMPTGGEENAWLSGFVERVQGATEDLTELDRLAGDGDFGTNMEAAFSGIELPVTGSDGEVLDAIGKRLFIRAGGTSGAVLGTLFRELGAAMGGGEDKKEQEAAGANASGAGDDGAEGTRAEQLAAGLGAARDAIGELGGAKQGDNTLMDALIPAVEAVQKAAESSADDFDAVLEQGYSAAEEGALSTREMVAKKGRASYLGDASKGVVDPGAIFISWLFGGSGKVSDFDA; from the coding sequence ATGTCCTCCGCACAGTCTGAGAAGAAACTCCGTTCGTTCCGCAATGATCCGTCCGACTTCCTGGCCGAGGCGCTCGGCGGGTTTGTCGCTTCCCATCCGGATGCCGAATGGCACACGAATGGTTTTATCGGCCGGGCCACCCCTATCACCACTGACGATGGGGGCCCGGCCGTCGCCATTGTGTCGGGCGGTGGTTCCGGACACGAGCCGATGCATGCGGGGTTCCTGGGGGCGGGGATGCTCTCTGCGGTGTGCCCGGGGCTGCTGTTTACGTCGCCGAATGCGGTGCAGATTACTGAGGCCACTCGGTGGGCCGATCAGGGCGAGGGCGTGCTGCACATTGTGAAGAACTACACCGGGGACGTCATGAACTTCACCGTCGCGCGGCAATCCCTGGATGAGGTGGATACTCGGGTGGTTCTCGTCGCGGACGATGTGGCAACCGGTTCCGAATCGGATGGGGACGATGACGAAACTGACCACGGTGGGGTGGACGACAGCGGGGCGGACAACGGCGAATCGGACAACGGCGGGGAGGACGACGGCTCTGACGGGCCGGGCCGACGGGGGACGGGCGCCACAATCCTCGTGGAGAAGATCGCCGGGGCTGCGGCACAGCGCGGGGACGGCCTGGACGAAGTCGCTGAACTGGCCCAATGGGTTGCCGATAATTCCCGCAGCATGGCCGCCGCGCTGGCCCCCGGTCACCTGCCCACGTCCGGGCGGGACACCTTCGATCTGACGGAGGGGAACATGGAGGTGGGCGTTGGCATCCATGGGGAGCGCGGCGTGGCTCGCGAGGATGCGGAAACCGCCGACGTGGTGGTGGACAAGTTGCTCAGTGCGGTGGTGGAGGCGCTGGATCTGAGCGATGGGGACGAGGTGATCTGCCTGGTGAACAATCTCGGCGGCAGCACGCCCCTGGAGATGAGCTTGGTCTACGGCTCCGCCTTGCAATGGCTGGCTCAGCGGGGCATCAAGGTGCGGCGCAGTCTCGTGGGGACGTTCGTGACCAGCGTGAATATGGCTGGTGTGTCCATCACGCTCACCCGGTGCAGCGAGGAGGTTCTCAATCTTCTGGACGCCAATACCAGCGCGCCCGGCTGGCCACGCGTCCTGGGGGAAGAAACCGACTATGCCCCGGCGAAAACGGATTTCGACGACGCGATGCCCACCGGCGGGGAGGAAAACGCGTGGCTGAGCGGATTCGTCGAGCGGGTGCAAGGGGCCACGGAGGATTTGACGGAGCTGGATCGGTTGGCCGGCGATGGGGACTTCGGTACCAACATGGAGGCCGCCTTCAGTGGGATTGAGCTGCCGGTGACCGGTAGCGACGGTGAGGTGCTGGACGCCATCGGCAAGCGCTTGTTCATCCGGGCTGGCGGAACCTCCGGCGCCGTGCTGGGGACTTTGTTCCGCGAACTCGGTGCCGCGATGGGTGGCGGCGAGGACAAGAAGGAGCAGGAAGCGGCCGGGGCGAATGCGAGCGGCGCGGGCGATGACGGTGCAGAAGGAACCCGCGCCGAGCAACTTGCGGCTGGCCTTGGGGCCGCCCGCGATGCCATTGGCGAATTGGGCGGCGCCAAGCAGGGAGACAACACCCTGATGGATGCCCTTATCCCCGCCGTTGAAGCCGTACAGAAGGCGGCCGAGAGCAGTGCAGACGATTTCGACGCGGTCCTGGAGCAGGGTTACTCCGCTGCGGAGGAGGGCGCGTTGTCCACCCGCGAGATGGTGGCCAAAAAAGGTCGTGCCTCTTACCTTGGCGACGCTTCCAAGGGGGTCGTGGATCCCGGGGCCATCTTCATCTCCTGGTTGTTTGGCGGTTCCGGCAAGGTAAGCGACTTCGACGCCTAG
- a CDS encoding ABC transporter permease, protein MQHWLSDVRAITIRNLIRLKRNPDVITWGVLQPVMFVLLFSQVFGGAIQVPGADYTKFLMAGIFTQTVVFGSTFSGSFMAEDKKKGLLDRFKTLPIANSAVLVARTVADLVLNTLTLLVMVATGFLVGWRFEAGVGRFLAGILLLLAFSWAFSWVLVLLGLIVKSPEALNSAGFMVLFPLTFLSNAFVPAETMPTVLRVFAEWNPVSALVQASRELFGNTGGAPAPNTWAMQHPVLGVFAGIVLMTAIFAPLAVRRYARI, encoded by the coding sequence GTGCAGCACTGGCTCTCAGACGTCCGGGCGATCACGATCCGCAACCTCATCCGCCTCAAGCGCAACCCGGACGTCATCACGTGGGGCGTGCTGCAGCCCGTCATGTTCGTGCTGCTGTTCAGCCAGGTCTTCGGCGGGGCCATCCAGGTCCCGGGGGCGGACTACACCAAGTTCCTCATGGCCGGCATTTTCACCCAGACCGTTGTCTTCGGGTCCACTTTCTCCGGCAGCTTCATGGCCGAGGACAAGAAGAAGGGCCTGCTGGACCGGTTTAAGACGCTCCCCATCGCGAACTCCGCCGTCCTAGTAGCTCGCACAGTCGCCGATCTCGTGCTGAACACACTGACCTTATTGGTCATGGTGGCCACCGGTTTTCTCGTCGGGTGGCGCTTCGAGGCGGGGGTGGGGCGCTTCCTCGCGGGGATTTTGCTCCTGCTGGCTTTCTCGTGGGCCTTTTCCTGGGTGCTGGTGCTGCTAGGGCTCATCGTGAAAAGCCCGGAAGCGTTGAACAGCGCGGGGTTTATGGTTCTGTTCCCCCTGACGTTCCTGTCGAACGCCTTCGTGCCCGCCGAGACCATGCCCACGGTGCTGCGGGTATTCGCCGAATGGAACCCGGTCTCCGCGCTCGTGCAGGCCAGCCGCGAGCTGTTCGGCAACACCGGGGGTGCCCCGGCACCCAACACGTGGGCCATGCAGCACCCCGTGTTGGGTGTATTTGCGGGCATCGTGCTCATGACCGCGATCTTCGCGCCGCTAGCGGTGCGGCGCTACGCCCGGATCTAG